One genomic window of Mesorhizobium sp. CAU 1732 includes the following:
- a CDS encoding PilN domain-containing protein has product MASPFTAAIRSMDDWIAGPASLLDELARVKSGSRVIVSVADDGSALEIRPASSRKPSAPLSVPISPDAQPPAALRTAVNGKTVHLGIPESWVIARRIELPMEAASHVEGIVASRMGALSPLPVSDIYFGHRVLEIDREARQMTVAVAIVPRSRVAAALACLNVTEARQVLISAPFPEGGAVTVSTHRQQGSGTRGRIKFLLAGVLGISVVAAITALAARPLIKDSYAERRAAVEARAEKARQAITLAATPYKADSAPEQTALNIKEDAVSALAALDDLAQALPTHSYATEVSFADGRMRLLGRTIDVPEVLTALESSGRFEDSKLVGPALRGEDGVTSEFDVDTRPLIRTGSSLR; this is encoded by the coding sequence ATGGCTTCTCCTTTCACCGCGGCGATCCGCAGCATGGATGACTGGATCGCGGGACCGGCCTCCCTGCTCGATGAACTCGCGCGCGTCAAATCCGGCAGCCGCGTGATCGTGTCGGTCGCTGATGACGGGAGCGCGCTTGAAATCAGGCCGGCGTCGAGCCGAAAGCCGTCTGCTCCCCTGTCGGTGCCGATTTCTCCAGACGCGCAGCCGCCCGCTGCATTGCGTACAGCGGTGAACGGAAAGACGGTCCATCTCGGCATCCCCGAGAGCTGGGTGATCGCGCGCCGGATCGAACTGCCGATGGAGGCTGCCAGCCACGTCGAGGGTATCGTTGCATCGCGAATGGGCGCGCTTTCGCCATTGCCTGTCTCCGACATCTATTTCGGCCACAGGGTGCTCGAGATCGACCGCGAAGCCCGGCAGATGACGGTCGCCGTCGCGATCGTTCCGAGGTCGCGCGTCGCTGCTGCCCTGGCATGCCTGAATGTGACCGAGGCCCGCCAGGTCTTGATCTCGGCGCCGTTTCCCGAAGGCGGTGCAGTGACCGTGTCGACGCACCGGCAACAGGGCTCCGGGACCCGTGGCCGGATAAAGTTTCTTCTCGCCGGAGTTTTGGGCATCAGCGTCGTGGCGGCCATCACGGCGCTGGCGGCGCGGCCGCTGATCAAGGACAGCTATGCCGAGCGCCGCGCTGCCGTCGAGGCCCGGGCCGAAAAGGCGCGGCAGGCGATCACGCTCGCGGCGACTCCGTACAAGGCTGACAGCGCGCCTGAGCAGACCGCGCTGAATATCAAGGAAGACGCCGTGAGCGCGCTTGCAGCATTGGACGACCTGGCTCAGGCGTTGCCCACGCACTCCTATGCCACGGAGGTGTCTTTCGCCGATGGGCGCATGCGTCTTTTGGGGCGGACGATCGACGTACCGGAAGTGCTGACCGCGCTGGAATCGTCGGGTCGTTTCGAAGACAGCAAGCTGGTCGGACCGGCTCTGCGCGGCGAGGATGGCGTCACCTCGGAGTTCGATGTCGACACCCGCCCGCTCATCCGCACGGGAAGCTCGCTGCGATGA
- a CDS encoding GspMb/PilO family protein, translating to MVIALLFVATLVLVADTLLSWRAEAQTLALYEERAALLESKASNSPVQQGETPALDLGGSRILLDSQTSGLVSAEFQRLLSDRVERVGAVIRRVDIPTDGQIAITDGPQLESLERVRLTVDIEVMEQSLPDLLYAIEAGSPVMIVDSFRLRLNRRVDLGGDQTSSSLDRPLSLNVSLSAFREKDPQS from the coding sequence ATGGTCATTGCCCTGCTGTTCGTCGCAACTCTGGTGCTCGTCGCCGACACTCTCCTGTCCTGGCGCGCGGAAGCGCAAACGCTGGCGCTCTATGAGGAACGTGCCGCATTGCTCGAAAGCAAGGCGTCCAATTCCCCGGTTCAACAGGGCGAAACGCCGGCGCTGGACCTTGGCGGGAGCAGGATACTTCTCGATTCCCAAACCAGCGGGCTCGTCTCGGCCGAGTTCCAGCGCCTGCTTTCCGACCGCGTGGAACGCGTGGGCGCCGTTATCAGGCGCGTCGACATTCCCACGGACGGGCAAATCGCCATCACAGACGGTCCTCAGTTGGAGTCCTTGGAACGCGTTCGTTTGACCGTCGATATCGAGGTCATGGAACAATCGCTGCCAGATCTCCTATATGCCATCGAGGCAGGTTCGCCCGTCATGATCGTCGACAGCTTCCGGCTTCGGTTGAACCGCCGGGTTGATTTGGGGGGAGATCAGACCTCAAGTTCCCTGGATCGACCGCTGTCGCTGAACGTCTCGCTCTCCGCCTTCCGCGAGAAGGACCCCCAGTCATGA
- a CDS encoding type II secretion system F family protein, whose amino-acid sequence MGSTAFAYKALNGEGRLELGRIDASDSDDAVQKLGARGLIPVSVEQSVRSASRAPLFTTRIPPAAVTRLLSDLSIMLNAGIRIDEALAIMEKEFDSGRLQPVVAGIRTDLASGKSFSSAMEAWPALFPTFQVAMIRVAESSGKLPTLLSRIVEERQSFEALQVKVSEALRYPAVLFAGTICVLVFFLVGVVPQFEPMIMQGGNTDTVMVAMFAVSTFLRDYGLLLLLGASVLVLLGFVAARRGLLSAWLWGFAKKLPLLSDIPGSYRTGRFARLLGIMVETGVAVPVAFKLISDTIDHGEAARARAQQASDALRHGNRLGHALEILQLPPLAVRMLRLGEQSGELAGLAYRVADFYEVRLERSLSRIVGLVGPAAVATISILIGGMIVSIMSTLMSFNDMVR is encoded by the coding sequence ATGGGCTCCACGGCATTCGCATACAAGGCTTTGAATGGCGAGGGTCGTCTCGAACTCGGGCGGATCGATGCGTCCGATTCCGACGATGCCGTCCAGAAGCTCGGGGCGCGCGGGCTGATCCCGGTCAGTGTCGAACAGAGCGTGCGGTCTGCATCACGCGCACCGCTGTTTACGACCCGGATACCGCCGGCGGCTGTCACGCGGCTGCTCTCCGATCTGTCGATCATGCTGAATGCGGGAATCCGGATCGACGAGGCGCTGGCGATCATGGAAAAGGAATTCGACAGCGGCAGGCTTCAACCCGTCGTTGCCGGCATTCGCACCGACCTGGCGTCGGGCAAGTCATTCTCCAGTGCGATGGAGGCCTGGCCTGCCTTGTTCCCGACGTTCCAGGTCGCAATGATTCGTGTCGCGGAGAGCTCCGGCAAATTGCCCACCCTCCTGTCGCGCATCGTGGAGGAGCGCCAGAGTTTCGAGGCATTGCAAGTCAAGGTCAGCGAGGCGCTTCGGTATCCGGCGGTCCTGTTTGCCGGCACGATCTGCGTACTGGTCTTCTTTCTGGTAGGGGTCGTTCCTCAGTTCGAACCGATGATCATGCAGGGCGGCAACACGGACACGGTGATGGTGGCGATGTTCGCGGTCTCGACTTTCCTGCGCGACTACGGGCTTCTCCTTCTGCTTGGGGCATCGGTACTCGTATTGCTGGGCTTCGTGGCGGCACGGCGGGGCCTTCTTTCGGCATGGCTCTGGGGTTTCGCCAAAAAGCTTCCGCTTCTGTCGGATATACCGGGCAGCTATCGGACCGGGCGGTTCGCCCGTCTCCTCGGCATCATGGTCGAAACGGGCGTGGCGGTTCCCGTGGCTTTCAAACTCATCAGCGATACCATCGATCACGGCGAGGCTGCGCGGGCACGCGCGCAGCAGGCATCCGACGCCCTGCGGCACGGGAACAGGCTTGGCCATGCGCTCGAAATCCTCCAGCTTCCCCCGCTGGCGGTGCGCATGCTGAGGCTCGGCGAGCAGAGTGGCGAACTCGCAGGTCTGGCCTATCGTGTCGCCGACTTCTATGAAGTACGGCTGGAGCGTTCGCTGTCGCGTATCGTCGGGCTCGTCGGCCCTGCGGCGGTGGCAACCATCAGCATTTTGATCGGCGGTATGATCGTGTCGATCATGTCCACTCTTATGTCCTTCAACGATATGGTCCGATAG
- the gspG gene encoding type II secretion system major pseudopilin GspG produces MSVHFAVDSHLTQRKRARRRRAGFTLIEMLVVLAIIGLISALVGPRVLAQLSDSRERAAKLQIEAFSSALDIFYIDVGRYPVQAEGLGALVRKPSTIQVWNGPYLRGESVPLDPWGNEYKYASDGKTFNITADGPGGRGSNVSD; encoded by the coding sequence ATGAGCGTACATTTCGCAGTTGATTCCCATCTCACGCAGCGCAAGCGTGCCCGGCGCCGCAGGGCGGGCTTCACGCTGATCGAGATGCTGGTCGTTCTGGCCATCATCGGCCTGATCTCGGCGCTCGTAGGACCTCGTGTTCTGGCGCAGTTGTCCGACTCGCGCGAGCGTGCCGCCAAACTTCAGATCGAGGCATTCTCCAGCGCGCTCGACATCTTCTACATAGATGTCGGCCGTTATCCGGTGCAGGCCGAGGGCCTGGGAGCCCTGGTGCGCAAGCCCTCGACCATTCAGGTCTGGAACGGGCCATACCTGCGCGGCGAGAGTGTTCCGCTCGACCCGTGGGGCAATGAATACAAATACGCGAGCGACGGAAAGACGTTCAACATCACAGCCGATGGACCCGGTGGGCGCGGCTCCAATGTGTCCGACTAG
- a CDS encoding prepilin-type N-terminal cleavage/methylation domain-containing protein, with protein sequence MTARRRRGFTLIEVLASLAIAVLLIVPIARMITGTAGAFAGLERSTERRVGMQAAMAVAMTLDQLRTGRRVIGDYTVIVEPYRFERASALARAGWQLYSVTVRSTDGSGDDVIQTVRLGKLQ encoded by the coding sequence ATGACAGCGCGGCGCAGACGCGGCTTCACGCTGATCGAGGTTCTGGCCTCGCTTGCCATCGCCGTGCTGCTGATCGTTCCGATCGCGCGGATGATCACGGGCACCGCGGGCGCGTTCGCGGGTCTGGAGCGATCGACCGAGCGCCGTGTCGGCATGCAGGCGGCCATGGCGGTCGCGATGACCCTCGACCAGTTGCGGACGGGCCGGCGCGTGATCGGGGATTACACGGTCATCGTGGAGCCATACCGCTTCGAACGCGCTTCGGCGCTGGCTCGGGCCGGATGGCAGCTTTACTCCGTCACCGTTCGCAGCACCGACGGATCAGGTGACGACGTCATACAGACCGTGCGCCTCGGCAAGCTGCAATGA
- a CDS encoding prepilin-type N-terminal cleavage/methylation domain-containing protein: MTRKRSARAGFTLIEALASLVLATMLFGGLALYTGTWLRQWHGMIARGGQEDTVAVILDRMVEDLEAAQPGYSNAQQAAAVRFTGHADAVTFVRPALGYEPRAGLDDITYSMGRAGSDDALIRARRDFMMSGGGEDLPLMRGDLKLSFSYAGTDAALSPEWTSTNRLPSLVRIEISGNSPRPWRQWAYARLRVELPARCGAADALAPCLQRYGIGS, translated from the coding sequence ATGACGAGGAAACGCAGCGCCCGGGCCGGCTTCACGCTGATCGAGGCTTTGGCTTCGCTGGTGCTTGCGACGATGCTGTTTGGCGGGCTGGCGCTCTACACCGGAACCTGGCTGCGCCAGTGGCATGGGATGATCGCCAGAGGCGGGCAGGAGGACACGGTGGCCGTGATCCTCGACCGGATGGTGGAGGATCTGGAGGCCGCGCAGCCCGGCTATTCCAACGCGCAACAGGCCGCTGCGGTCCGCTTCACCGGCCATGCCGATGCGGTCACCTTCGTGCGCCCGGCGCTCGGCTACGAGCCGCGTGCGGGACTTGATGACATCACCTATTCGATGGGTCGGGCCGGATCCGACGACGCCCTCATTCGTGCCCGCCGCGATTTCATGATGAGCGGCGGTGGGGAGGATCTTCCGCTGATGCGCGGCGATCTGAAGCTGTCGTTCAGCTATGCCGGAACGGACGCCGCGCTCAGCCCCGAATGGACAAGCACCAATCGCCTGCCGTCACTCGTCCGCATCGAGATATCCGGCAATTCTCCGCGTCCCTGGCGGCAATGGGCCTATGCGCGGCTGCGCGTCGAGCTGCCCGCGCGGTGCGGCGCGGCCGACGCGCTCGCGCCGTGTCTGCAGCGCTACGGCATCGGCTCCTGA
- a CDS encoding LysR family transcriptional regulator translates to MTPPLHSIISRLHLKQLRLLVALGENGSLLKASQQVALTQPGASKALQEIETTFGTPLFVRTNRGLEPNAVGHCVIRYARLIQTDLAHLRDEIVGIMRGQGGRVAAGVIMGAVPLLTDAVSALVARQADLSVEIVEDTSAALLAQLDAGRLDLAICRTTISQAPQVYDSVKLQDETLAVIANVDHPLRHAKKLTLQELVPYRWVVYRANMPMRLLLEREYRDCGIRFPEHLLETTSAFATLALLQANPSFVALVSIEVAQFFAHRQMTRILPLALASRSEAYELVTRKGAPIPPVAKLLIDELVHRQS, encoded by the coding sequence ATGACCCCACCGCTCCACTCGATCATTTCCAGGCTCCACCTGAAACAGCTGCGGCTCCTGGTCGCGCTGGGCGAGAACGGCTCGCTCCTGAAGGCCTCGCAGCAGGTCGCCTTGACGCAACCGGGCGCGAGCAAGGCATTGCAGGAGATCGAGACGACCTTCGGCACGCCGCTGTTCGTTCGCACCAACCGGGGCCTGGAGCCCAATGCCGTCGGCCATTGCGTGATCCGCTATGCGCGCCTGATCCAGACGGATCTCGCGCACCTGCGCGACGAGATCGTCGGAATCATGCGCGGCCAGGGCGGGCGGGTGGCGGCCGGCGTCATCATGGGCGCGGTGCCGCTGCTCACCGATGCCGTCTCCGCGCTCGTTGCGCGGCAGGCCGACCTGTCCGTCGAGATCGTCGAGGACACCAGCGCCGCCCTGCTGGCCCAGCTCGACGCCGGTCGGCTCGACCTGGCGATCTGCCGCACGACCATCAGCCAGGCGCCGCAGGTCTACGACAGCGTGAAGCTCCAGGATGAAACGCTCGCGGTGATCGCGAACGTCGACCATCCGCTGCGGCACGCGAAGAAGCTCACTCTGCAGGAACTGGTGCCATACCGATGGGTGGTATACCGCGCGAACATGCCGATGCGGCTCCTGCTCGAACGCGAATACCGCGATTGCGGGATCCGGTTCCCGGAACACCTGCTCGAGACGACCTCCGCTTTTGCGACGCTGGCGCTGCTGCAGGCCAACCCGTCCTTCGTGGCCCTGGTGTCGATCGAAGTCGCGCAGTTCTTCGCGCACCGGCAGATGACGCGCATCCTGCCGCTGGCCCTGGCGTCGCGAAGCGAGGCCTATGAGCTCGTCACCCGCAAGGGGGCGCCGATCCCGCCCGTCGCCAAACTGCTGATCGACGAATTGGTCCATCGCCAGTCCTGA
- a CDS encoding FAD-dependent oxidoreductase has translation MTVNRRSVLKGAAGIAAAGVGSSIFQVNIGNAANGNVADVVVLGCGSAGLAAAVAAAEAGASVIVLESQPHIGGRGVVSSGNIPLGGGTPAQMAAGIMDTPDLLFRDLTDWSIVQSNGFPSYRYNDREVIRAFADINVTIYDFLVRHGVRWTRNTPDNVGANETGNSVNRMMHTAIMDYPSVRTGLQVAPAQRLTTSQGPGFIYPLEAAAKARGVKILLNHRLQSLHRMQQGVTGIKATYQNRTVSIQARKGVVIATGGGNGNVEYRRMFDPRLTAEYCGVAGEPYSFQDASGILAGLNVGAGLAGTYNQTGEFGTNITKPSRIGTRYNYSFLEWLPTSVVFPLAKARGLSVNNFQDVIHVNMIGKRFYDETGGQFGTNSAGSVNPYTQGSYLNAKNITYNPQNWINAAMAGIGDGHNGGGPIWAIFDETTRARRNWNVAPPFVDPDGFFFQANSLEELAAKIVMPYQRVPMPASNLVQTVTRYNSFVDAGADADFGKPTPQFKIQTGPFYAAWSTPVIHDPRSGLRINAASQVLDFAGQVIPGLYAAGEAAGGFSQHGNGRALAQGYIAGKHAALRPYS, from the coding sequence ATGACAGTCAACCGACGCTCAGTGCTGAAGGGCGCTGCTGGAATAGCCGCCGCAGGGGTGGGCAGCAGCATTTTCCAGGTGAACATTGGCAATGCCGCGAACGGGAATGTAGCCGATGTCGTCGTTTTGGGTTGCGGCTCGGCGGGTCTTGCCGCCGCAGTCGCCGCCGCAGAGGCAGGCGCGTCGGTTATTGTCCTCGAGTCGCAACCGCACATTGGGGGACGTGGCGTCGTCAGCTCGGGCAACATTCCCCTGGGAGGCGGAACCCCTGCCCAGATGGCGGCCGGCATCATGGACACGCCAGATCTCCTGTTTCGCGATCTTACCGACTGGTCCATCGTCCAGTCGAACGGCTTTCCGAGCTACCGCTATAACGATCGCGAGGTCATCCGGGCATTTGCCGACATCAACGTCACCATTTACGACTTTCTGGTCCGCCATGGCGTCAGGTGGACGAGAAACACGCCCGACAACGTCGGCGCCAATGAAACCGGCAACTCCGTCAACCGGATGATGCACACGGCGATCATGGACTACCCCTCGGTCCGGACCGGCTTGCAGGTAGCCCCGGCACAACGGCTGACGACGTCTCAAGGGCCCGGCTTCATATATCCGCTGGAGGCCGCAGCAAAAGCACGTGGCGTGAAGATCCTGCTGAATCACCGTTTGCAGTCGCTGCACCGGATGCAGCAGGGCGTGACCGGGATCAAGGCCACGTATCAAAACCGCACCGTCAGCATTCAGGCACGCAAGGGCGTAGTGATCGCGACCGGCGGCGGAAACGGGAATGTGGAATACCGCCGAATGTTCGACCCACGGCTCACCGCGGAGTACTGCGGCGTCGCCGGCGAGCCCTATTCCTTTCAAGACGCCAGCGGCATACTCGCCGGGCTGAATGTCGGCGCGGGTCTCGCGGGCACGTACAACCAGACCGGAGAGTTCGGCACCAACATCACCAAGCCAAGCCGCATCGGAACGCGGTACAACTACTCGTTCCTGGAGTGGTTGCCCACCAGCGTTGTCTTCCCGCTTGCGAAAGCCAGGGGGCTAAGCGTCAACAACTTCCAGGACGTTATCCATGTCAACATGATCGGGAAGCGGTTCTACGACGAAACGGGAGGTCAATTCGGCACGAACAGCGCTGGCTCGGTCAACCCGTACACTCAAGGCAGCTACCTGAACGCCAAGAACATCACATACAACCCACAAAACTGGATCAACGCCGCTATGGCTGGCATCGGCGACGGCCACAACGGCGGTGGCCCGATCTGGGCCATATTCGATGAAACTACCAGGGCCCGCAGGAATTGGAACGTGGCGCCACCCTTTGTCGATCCTGACGGATTCTTCTTCCAGGCAAACTCGCTGGAGGAGCTCGCAGCGAAGATCGTCATGCCGTATCAGCGGGTTCCCATGCCGGCAAGCAACCTGGTCCAGACGGTGACGCGGTACAACAGCTTCGTTGATGCGGGTGCCGACGCCGACTTCGGCAAACCGACACCCCAATTCAAGATCCAAACGGGGCCCTTCTATGCCGCCTGGTCGACGCCGGTGATCCACGACCCCCGGTCCGGCCTGCGCATCAACGCCGCAAGCCAGGTCCTCGACTTTGCCGGTCAGGTAATTCCCGGCCTCTACGCCGCCGGAGAAGCCGCTGGCGGATTCAGTCAGCACGGGAACGGTCGCGCTCTCGCTCAGGGCTACATCGCAGGAAAGCACGCAGCCCTCCGTCCGTATAGCTAG
- a CDS encoding tripartite tricarboxylate transporter permease → MDVIIQAFGLVTTWNVLLTVLAASIFGIFVGAVPGLTATMATAMLVPLTFFMEPVAAVGAMVACSAMAIFAGDIPGALLRIPGTPASAAYVEDTYRLTRQGQAELALGACVLFSAMGGLFGTLVLIFAAPTLAEFAMSFSTPEYFWMALLGLTCAVFMGTSSPVKGLISLFLGLTIASVGLNNPAGVPRLTFGSTDMLAGIDFIPVMIGIFAISEVLRTVIDGGSGWEQAPKAVGNIFRHWGFMLKTYWRQLIRGNVTGTAIGILPGAGADVAAYVSYAVSRRFSKTPEKYGKGHIEGVVEASAANNASLSSAWVPALVFGIPGDTITAIVIGVLYVKGMNPGPTLFLFNPQTIYAVFLIFILANLIMVPLGWALIKFSKNILLIPKSVLMPLILIFCIVGAFASNNAVYGVTIMLIFGVVGYLMEENGFPIAPCVLGIVIGPLLEKNLISTLIKSQGNLIDFVNRPVAFALFAFFCLVWLSIIYSWGKPRKHDDVPAST, encoded by the coding sequence ATGGATGTCATCATTCAGGCTTTCGGTCTCGTCACCACATGGAACGTGCTGCTGACGGTGCTTGCCGCCTCGATATTCGGAATTTTCGTTGGGGCCGTGCCCGGCCTGACCGCCACGATGGCGACGGCCATGCTCGTGCCGCTGACGTTCTTCATGGAACCCGTCGCGGCCGTCGGCGCGATGGTCGCGTGTTCGGCCATGGCGATTTTCGCCGGCGATATTCCAGGCGCTCTGCTTCGCATTCCAGGCACCCCAGCATCCGCAGCCTATGTCGAAGATACCTATCGTCTCACGCGGCAGGGGCAGGCCGAACTCGCTCTTGGCGCATGCGTGCTGTTTTCAGCGATGGGTGGGCTCTTCGGCACGCTGGTGCTGATTTTCGCCGCTCCGACGCTGGCCGAATTCGCGATGAGCTTTTCCACGCCGGAATATTTCTGGATGGCGCTTCTGGGGCTGACTTGCGCCGTCTTCATGGGCACGTCCAGTCCGGTCAAGGGGCTTATCAGCCTGTTTCTCGGCCTGACGATCGCAAGCGTCGGTCTCAACAATCCCGCCGGGGTGCCGCGTCTGACATTCGGTTCGACCGATATGCTGGCCGGCATCGACTTCATCCCGGTCATGATCGGTATCTTTGCCATCTCCGAAGTGCTGCGCACCGTGATTGACGGCGGAAGCGGCTGGGAGCAGGCACCGAAGGCGGTGGGCAACATTTTCCGCCACTGGGGCTTCATGCTCAAAACCTATTGGCGCCAACTTATTCGAGGCAATGTCACCGGAACCGCCATCGGCATCTTGCCCGGGGCAGGGGCGGACGTTGCCGCCTATGTCAGTTATGCCGTCAGCCGACGTTTCTCGAAAACGCCGGAGAAATACGGCAAAGGCCATATCGAAGGCGTGGTCGAGGCATCCGCGGCGAACAACGCCTCCCTTTCCAGCGCCTGGGTGCCCGCGCTTGTTTTCGGCATTCCCGGCGACACGATCACGGCCATCGTCATCGGTGTCCTCTACGTCAAGGGCATGAATCCCGGCCCGACGCTGTTCCTGTTCAATCCGCAGACGATCTATGCCGTTTTCCTGATCTTCATCCTCGCCAATCTGATCATGGTTCCGCTGGGCTGGGCGCTCATCAAATTCTCGAAGAACATCCTGCTCATCCCGAAATCGGTGCTGATGCCGCTGATCCTGATCTTCTGCATTGTCGGGGCCTTCGCCTCCAACAACGCGGTTTACGGAGTCACGATCATGCTGATCTTCGGCGTGGTCGGCTATCTGATGGAAGAGAACGGGTTCCCGATCGCGCCATGCGTGCTTGGAATCGTCATCGGTCCGCTCCTGGAGAAAAACCTGATTTCGACACTGATCAAGTCACAGGGGAACCTCATCGATTTCGTCAATCGGCCCGTCGCCTTCGCGCTTTTCGCGTTCTTCTGTCTGGTCTGGCTATCGATCATCTATTCGTGGGGCAAACCACGGAAGCATGACGACGTGCCAGCCAGCACATGA
- a CDS encoding tripartite tricarboxylate transporter TctB family protein, with product MRFSDAALGAIFLVMGISLAWYSYGLPSIPGQSYGAATFPLLISAGIVACSAKLLFAGIRQGREPLVYLSDEIRNPRAVFGVTAIVLLVIGYIFFSRRLGFIPSAIIVTFAMFLILKVHPLKALILAIVAALACDFIFRTMLLVPLPFGIVPRLPW from the coding sequence ATGCGATTCAGCGATGCAGCGCTCGGAGCCATATTCCTCGTCATGGGAATCTCCCTGGCCTGGTATTCTTACGGGCTCCCGTCGATACCGGGACAAAGCTACGGCGCGGCGACCTTTCCGCTGCTGATATCGGCGGGCATCGTGGCTTGCTCGGCGAAACTTCTCTTCGCGGGCATAAGGCAAGGCCGCGAGCCGCTGGTCTATCTGTCTGACGAGATCAGAAATCCGCGCGCTGTGTTCGGCGTGACCGCAATCGTCCTTCTCGTGATCGGCTACATCTTCTTTTCGCGCAGATTGGGCTTCATACCGAGCGCCATCATCGTCACCTTCGCGATGTTCCTCATTTTAAAGGTGCATCCGCTCAAGGCTCTCATTCTTGCAATCGTCGCGGCTTTGGCTTGCGACTTCATCTTCAGAACCATGCTTCTCGTGCCCTTGCCGTTCGGCATCGTGCCGCGACTGCCCTGGTAG
- a CDS encoding tripartite tricarboxylate transporter substrate binding protein produces MKIVKSLAAAMLLSTVAVPALAEYPDRPLTLYVAWGAGGGTDAVARVIAVGLEKELGQSVNVVNRTGGSGVVGHTAMADAEPDGYTIGLATTEVNLMHWLGLTDLTYAVYTPLALMNEDPAGVQVSANSEYQTVNDLLQAIQDSPSGTFRATGSGQGSSWHVAIAGMLNAADIDPTKVIWVPSEGAASGLQELMSGGTDIVPSSLVEARGLIDAGRVKSLAYMSSERSKLFPDVPTLAEETGSDWAFGAWRGIVAPAGLPDDVRDRLITALDAVYQSEEYHEFMNAQGFGTSYLGGDEFGTFLQTMDASFGETMKAIGLAE; encoded by the coding sequence ATGAAAATAGTGAAAAGCCTAGCAGCCGCGATGCTGCTTTCCACGGTCGCCGTGCCGGCATTGGCCGAATACCCCGACCGCCCGCTGACGCTTTACGTCGCGTGGGGCGCAGGCGGCGGAACCGATGCGGTGGCGCGCGTCATCGCGGTTGGTCTTGAAAAGGAACTGGGCCAGTCCGTGAATGTGGTGAACCGCACGGGTGGGTCGGGCGTGGTCGGGCACACGGCCATGGCGGATGCCGAACCGGACGGGTACACGATCGGTCTCGCCACGACCGAAGTCAATCTGATGCACTGGCTGGGTCTGACCGACCTGACATATGCTGTGTACACGCCGCTGGCCCTGATGAATGAGGACCCCGCCGGCGTGCAGGTGTCGGCAAACTCCGAATACCAGACGGTCAACGATCTGCTGCAGGCGATCCAGGATTCCCCCTCCGGGACGTTTCGGGCCACGGGAAGCGGTCAGGGATCGAGCTGGCACGTGGCGATCGCGGGCATGCTGAACGCTGCGGACATCGATCCGACCAAGGTCATCTGGGTGCCCAGCGAGGGCGCGGCGAGCGGCCTTCAGGAACTGATGTCGGGCGGTACCGATATCGTTCCGTCGTCTCTGGTGGAAGCGCGCGGGTTGATCGACGCCGGACGTGTGAAATCGCTGGCCTATATGAGCAGCGAACGCTCCAAACTGTTCCCGGATGTGCCGACGCTCGCCGAAGAAACCGGCTCGGACTGGGCGTTCGGCGCATGGCGCGGAATCGTCGCACCGGCCGGTCTGCCCGATGATGTCAGGGACCGTTTGATCACGGCTCTGGATGCCGTCTACCAGAGCGAGGAATATCATGAGTTCATGAACGCTCAGGGCTTCGGTACGAGCTACCTTGGCGGTGACGAGTTCGGAACATTCCTGCAAACGATGGACGCCAGCTTCGGCGAGACGATGAAAGCCATCGGCCTGGCGGAATAG